From Capsicum annuum cultivar UCD-10X-F1 unplaced genomic scaffold, UCD10Xv1.1 ctg71333, whole genome shotgun sequence:
TTTATTAATCAATATGGTACaattaatataccatttatgggAAGAGACAATTTGCATCATCCCTAGAAAAGAATCATTTTTCGAATTTTCGGTATTGTAATTTTCAAGGTGAAGAGTATCCTcagaattttttgaaatttcaaaatctttttcctttccttttgaaaaagaatttgaaaatttcattgTTTCTTCGAGTTTTAAAAGTCGATGATCAGTAACTATCTGATTTTGTTGAAGCGAAAGAATttcctttttgagtttttcaacttCGAGTTTTAAATCGTCAAAAGTGGTGTCTCTACCAGGAGTTTTACTTATAGCAAGTCGCCGATTTACTTCAGCTAAAGAATAAGACATAGGTTGATTTTCGAAAGTGTTATCTCTAGACTTACTAGAAGAGGCAGAAATTTTTTGGGTAGCAAGATTAAGGATTTTCTCACGAAGTTTTTCATCCGAAACTTCTTTAAGTAATTCAAGAATATTTTCAGCGGTGAGAGTTTTAATATCAAGATCTAGGTCTTCGAAttgcgcttgaagtttatacatcatttcatcacaattgcaCAAATCATTATCACAGTCATCACATCTATTATTCTGACTTTGCTCACTACctgaattaggtaattcaaaatcattttcagaagTAGAATCAGAGTCAAAGtcagaggtatataataaattatagactTGGTCATGAATTTCTTCAGAAAGTCTTAATGACTTAAGTTTTTGCAATTTGCAATTGGGAGCAATATGACCATATTGATTACACTTATAGCATTTGATTTTTGCTAAATCACGCTTCGAATGATTTTTAGCAAATCTAGTAGACTTTCGGAAGGACTTTCGAGCTTCGCGCTCTTCCTTACTCCGATGCCTAGAGTGTTTGGATTTATAGTAAGGTTTAGATTTTGAATATTTTCGGGATTTTTGAACTAAGGGTTTTTCTATG
This genomic window contains:
- the LOC124894199 gene encoding uncharacterized protein LOC124894199, whose translation is MIVAGFTGQLRGWWDNFLDDTKREAIFNATNDQPGKDNLGRALPAGRSDAVYTLMLTIIEHFGGRFTNQYENIRTLLNGLKCRHLGEFRWYKDTFLSRVMDLPESKYEHWKAKFIDGLPPLFAARVRKTLRGSYGEIPYSEKTYGQLIVACTQEGLALCNELKLARQVKLDKLREKSQLGDFCEQFGIEKPLVQKSRKYSKSKPYYKSKHSRHRSKEEREARKSFRKSTRFAKNHSKRDLAKIKCYKCNQYGHIAPNCKLQKLKSLRLSEEIHDQVYNLLYTSDFDSDSTSENDFELPNSGSEQSQNNRCDDCDNDLCNCDEMMYKLQAQFEDLDLDIKTLTAENILELLKEVSDEKLREKILNLATQKISASSSKSRDNTFENQPMSYSLAEVNRRLAISKTPGRDTTFDDLKLEVEKLKKEILSLQQNQI